ATAACTTCGAATCTTAGCTCGAGCTCTGATCCCTCTATGGACCATCTCATGCCATCAACAAGTAGTACTACTGGCATTCCCAACATATCAGCAAAACACTTAAACGTAGATTTTTTGGGGGAAAAAACACAATCTGAGCGACAAAAGGCTGAATCTTAGTGGATAGTGACAGCAAGGCTACTCTGCACTAAAAGGTAGAAGTTCTCTCCATTAGAAGTCTTCTAAAACAAAGTGTATAAACAGCCAAATAAGGAAACAGACTAGCATTGTCAACTAATGAACTTTTGAGCTGTTGAAAGTTGCAAATTGAAAATGACAGTATTTGTTGAAAACCCTTTATTTGTAGCAACCAAACCATGCAATTGCCTCATAAATTGAATATCACTAACAGCTAAATACAACCTATCATCAGTTACTCTACCAAAGAAAGATCTGGTTGAAGCCACTCAACTAAAAGTTTAAACAAAAAAAACTTCAACTAAAGGTTAATTACATAGAAAAACTTGCAGCATCAAATATCCAGCTATTAGGGGCTATTTCAGTAGTGAAAGTTAAGCAACATAACTAACTATTGCTACTAAAAATTAAACAATATTGGCCAAGCGCAATACGTCTTGCATTTGGTAATTAGGTCAGTATAAACCTATTGTTACATGAGGTGTGCACAAAACATAACCGCATTGATACAAAAATTACTATTTAGCTGAAGTTGTGAGCACTATATAAAAAGGGCAGCCCGTTGCACTAAGCTTCTGCTATAAGTCGGGTTTGGGGAAgggccttaccctgcatttctgcaagagactgtttccacggctcgaacccgtgacctcctggtcacatggcagtaactttaccagttacgacAAGGCTCCCCTTCTGGTGAGCACTATATAACAGCTCAAAATTCTTTCTACTGATGGTAATCAACTAGAATAACCGTACTCAAAAGTGCATATCTGCCACTAATTACATAGGTTTCCTCGAAATATGGTACGTAATGACAAACAAAGAGGGAAACCCTACCAGCAAATATGAAGAAATTAAAATAACCTTATATAATTATTTACCGAGTACAACCACCTACAGATCCCTTCTGCATAACGGACAAGAGCCGTGTCTCAGCAGCCATGTATCGATGCACAGTAGGTGAAACATGTGATGACATTGCGGCAAACATCTAACAGTTTCCCTCAGTTGGAAGTCCTGAATACATCATAAATAACACACATCAATCTGAATCATAAGTAatacaaacagaaatagaaataGCAAATAAATGTTCTAAACGAAATTTACCTGTAAGCAGACTGAACATGAGACTCTCTCCCCTGTATCATCCACATTGTTGTCGTTGCTAATTACAATCTTTGGGATCTTCTCAACAAAATCTCCAGTCAAACCTTTTGACCCGCCTGTATCGAAAATGTTAGGGACCTCTTCATATGTAGTTTCAACAGCTCCCATCTGACTTTGCACTGCACTTAACATTGCTGGACCAATCCGCTCGCGAACTAGTCTACCACTTAACAAGCTGGCTATTACATCAATCTGTACATTTCAAACGATCCATCAATTAATCATACACCTAAGAAGTGTGAAAAATAGCTTGACATCCACATACAATTATTCTCATTCTCTCTTTAACTATTGGATCAGGAGTTTGTTTATCAAATATACCGGTATCCCAAAAATAGAAGTTACAAAAGAAGTTATGTTGCTTACCAAGTAAAGAAGACATCCGATTCCAGATTCATCGGATTGCCATAGTAATAAAGATGACTCAAAGACCTCAAGGGAGAAAACAGCACCAGAAATGGCTCCAACGGCGGCACCTCTAATAAATCCACTTTCTGTTTCTTGACCTATCAAAGCTCCTGTCATTGCTCCTAATAAGGTGCCCACTGCAAAGAAACCAATTCCATTCATTATTACCTTCACATTTCAACAACAACTACTATCACGCCTCAGTCCAAAATAAGttggggtctactatatgaatcCTTACAAACCATCTATCTCCAGTTAAATTCACGCAACATTACACAGAATAAAAGTATATAAAAGAAGTACTAGAAATTCTCTATATCTTTCTATTTGCATAAAAATCTTTGATATGGATAAAAGACCCCTAGAAAGAATAGGACATAAAGTAATCGTACTAACATGACGAAAACATATCAACTAATTGATCGAATGTatagatcttttttttttttttcgttttgttttaTCTTTTAGAGTTAGAAACAGTAGCCCCTTTTAACATCATCAGTTAAAACACAATCACCAAAAATTCTGCAAATCCCCATATCATTCTTGTAATAGGAAACGAGACTCAACCTTTTTACTGCAAATTTTAGAATATGTTTTCTTTTAGTCATATAACTATCAGACTTTAGCTCATCAACTCAAAACGATAACTAAAACTAAACAAAATATACGGTCAGACCTCTCTATATCAGCATCCTTATATAATAGTCATTCATTATAAAAGCCAAATTTTCTCGGAACAAAtctttttatgttatgttataatatatgtccttTATAACAAAACTTCACTATAGCATCCAAAAAAATATCGGAACAGATAcggctgttatagagaggtttgattgTACATTCAATCAAATTTTTTCACCTTTGAATTTACTCAATCTCTTCTGCTATATTCTTGAACTGTACAATACTCTAGCCTACCTAAAATACTCCAAAAAATACTACCTTTTTCAATTATTAGCAATATATCATACCCTAAATTTAGGTTAAAGACACAATCAACTAGGCAGCCAAGATTGACAATTAGAATAAAGAATTCCAAATACCCTTATTACACATGTGCAAACCCCTTAACAAAATGCATACACAAATGAAAATTCATAGATCCTCAATAGGAAAAAGAAGTCAATTTGATACACAATcacagaaaattgaaaaattacaTAAGAATGGAAAGTAAATATACTCACCTAATGCAAAGAAAAAGGTGAAAATTGCAGAGAACACATTGCCAATAATTGCAGATACAGCAAATCTGAAGAAATCTTTAGCTCTATCAATCAAATCCCTCATAGAAAAAGATGATACAATTGAAACAGCAGCAGAAGCTCGAGCTGGGTACGCGTAAAAATCcattcttttttacttttttctaaATTCAAGAGTTCTTCCTTCAAAATGGctgttttttaaaatataaaaacaagAAAGTTTAGGCAAAGAAAAACAGGTATAGAGCTATAAACCAATGTATATATTTGTATATGGTGCAGTTGTAAATATAAAGAGAAGAAGTTAAGAGGGTGATATGAATGGTGAAAAgaaaccacaaaaccaactaGCATTTATAgctttgtttctctctctctcatGAGGGAAAACAAAAGTGTAACAAGAAAtagtttaaattatatatattgtcagtataaaaaatttaaattgtTAGGTCTTTTTATGTGTTATAGTAGTTAAtatgtttaataaaaaaattccaaaatttttcATTTTAAGAGATTGACAGGTAAATATTCTTTGGTGATCTGATAGTATGTATAACTTAAACCGGATAGAAAGGGCAGTTCGATACACAAAACATCTCGTATTCAAGTAAGGTCCGAAGAAGGGTCGTTTAAGGTGTGTGATGTAGACAACCTAACCCGATGCAAACATTAATGGATGCTTCCACGGGCTACACCCGAGACCTGTAGGTCACACGAACATAACTTTACCATTAATCCAAGACTCCCTTAAACTCGACgagaaaaaagattttttttttcttctgcaaAACAGTTtgattgaatgggaattgggttattttgcaaaaatagtcaaaagggTACGGAGAGAGAAAGGGAAGCTTCTTTTTGACAAAAGATTGAATCTTTGCTTGAGGGTTTAATAAATGATTCACCAAATTGAGGTCAGATACTCACATTAGTCACATGCAATAAGCTTCTGATTGTCAttcatttttcttcctttttagtTAGAGAAAGGGTCTTGGTTTGTTGATTTTTCTCCAACTCTTTCTTTagttttctattatttttattttcattatatTCAAATGGAGGAAGACATTTCAAAATCTAAACAATATTCATTATTTAATTCTTTCGATCATTCATTTAAGAAAACACTTGattttgaatttgacctgaacGAATATATCTTAAAACACCTTTCTTATTCTAGCTAAATCCTGTATGTTCATGCATTGACAGATTTAGGGGCGGAAGGGGTACCCGATTCCCCTTTACCAAAAAATTACACGGTATATATAAAGCAAAATTTAATTTTGTATctttatataattatattttgAATTCCCTTGACACGGTCCAAAAACATAGCTCATTGGTCAAGGCATTCAAAACCTTTATCACTAGCTCATTGCTAATGTCCACAGTCTCTTTtgattttttaactttttttttgaacTCCTTAGCAAAAATCTTGCCTCCGTCACTATATAAATGTAAAAACAAAATTTAGAGATCATCTAATTTTAGAAAATTCTAAATTAGTAGAAAAAGATTAAGTTATTAGTACTATCAAAATGGTGAAcctaatacaaaaaaatataaaaagaatatTCATATCATAAACTAACTTAGAGTTCAACTATAGTTGATCATTTGTTGTGTACGTGTATATTGTTTAGTAGTACTACAAGTATATTTTAGTAAAGGGGAGACTTTGCAGCCGTGGTTGGGTGAGAGATGGGTAGATGTCTGTGTACTTTTATGACAGAGATATTTCTTTTTGGAAGGTGGGCCCTCAGAAGGAGCATTGGGATTGGAACCTATCATTATTATGTCAGATAATAAGAATATTGTGTAGTCGTTTtcgaaataataattaaaaattaatattatttttttgtatacatacatatatatatatctgtacgttatgtataaaatatatataaactttatatatattttaCGGCTACCTTATATAAATAGTTTCAGCTACAAGAtctttattgttttttttctAGTTTTTTGAGTTCGGTTAATTCGGATTTGCGTTGCCTAAGGTTCATTAAAGATTAATACAATTTTtattagaattttttttattcgTAAAATTTGAATTCGAACCGTTGATTAAGAATGAAGAAGTTATATTCATTTCCTCCTTAGCCTTGATGGTTGCTTGTGATCGGTGGCGGAGCTAAATTCTGACATCGTAAATTTTAAATTCTGACTCGGTATCTGCTTGTGATGAGCTTCCTGTGCAGTCATCTATGCACTGTTTGTTTTCTCTTCTTCCACCCCCCATTGGACGGCTTCTTTAGTGGCCCCTAATACGAAGAAAAAGAGCACAGCTACCCTTCATTTTCAATGTTTCGTTGCCGAAAATTAAATACTAGAAGAGAAATACTAAAATttgagtttttcttttaattttctatttagATACTTGATCTAAGTCAACTGCAATAATGTGAATGTTAATTAACTATATATCAAGCTTGAACTATTTCGTAGCTACACTTGGGAATGATAAAAAATACAAGAGTACTAATTAGTAACATTTTATATAGAGATTTAACCTAAGcttaagatttttagtttttcttagcTGTATAAATAGCCTTAGATTAATGTGATTTGAGCGATATGAAAAACTTAATAATTACATAAGTAATTTGTCAGCCATTGGATAAGAGATGAAGAAATGGAATTACATAACAAAATCCAAAATCTTACCTGCCAATTATATGTTTTAGTTTATATCAAAATAATTGTTATAAGGTCAATGCATGAACCAAAATAAGGTAGGTAAAACCAGAGCAAAAATTAGCTGAGGCCTGTGATTGATTAGTATTAACATAATAGCCGCAGAAACAACGGGGTACATTACAGTGGGCGAGTGAAAACTGGTTTTTGCCAAGTATGGCATGGATTAGATTGAACCAAGGTAAACATTTATCCATACTTACTGGTCCAATTAATTTAAACTCCTGCCACGTAAgattaattaaaaaggaaaatatttctTATCGAGTTAGTAGTTTTTGAACTACTGACCCGATAAGATTTTATTTAACCATCTGACATCAGAAACCTAATAATCGGACTAATCTAATTCGCGTTGTATATGATCCATTTAAAAGGAAAATGCTCTATGTCACGAATTTTTAATTTATATGACTTGATCTCGAGATATTTGGTTAAGGGTGGAGAGatttaggcctcatttgttttgtttttttaagattaagacgtctcAATCTGAATATacatctgaatatcaagatgtgtattaagattaagacatataaatctgaatatattaagatgtgtattaagatctgaatactaaataattaagattgtttgatttttaacatcttaatatataaaatttatttttatttgaaattaagaaacataaaattcaaatgaaatactaactaatctaatattttatcaataaaatatgatagttgttggtggtgatggctaacggATGAATGTCGACTAGAGGCGATGGTTGAtggtagttttggttgatgatggtggttgacgctagtagctagtagtgattggtagtggtggcgattatgattgaggatggtagtggtgggtggtgatagttaataatgacGGGTGGTTGTAGtatgttagtttgtatgagtccaccaaaccgtagagtacctggtcctctacaagattctgctgagaatgctaataaaacagtaCGTAAATAAGGCAAAAAAaatttacgtggaaaaatctcacacaaggggatcaaaaaaccacgacctacacctgtaggcttttaacttcactaacttgtaaagaaccaattacaagccactttgcaatgactcatattgcaaaggatttactcaactaacttgtggtactcttaccacaagccactttgtgacttcctagttacaaaagctttttctaacttgtgatgctctcaccacaagccactttgtaactctacaattacaaagactttttcttatgactaaatctagtcacaacataaactcagggAGTTTACGGATTTATAAGAGAATTCCTAATCAAACGCTTCTAGGTAAgcaatttaggagatacaataagtacaatgacaaggttacaactcaactaggacaacaacaagctatcttttaggaattggtccgtagttgcgttcaaccttgatcttcaagcttgtgaggattgatttctctgtttttgcaagaagcttgaatgagaaacagaaaccttcaagtgatgttttgtataaaACTCATTTtaggtacatcttgatcacatcacttgaaataaTGTGAGTACTTTATTTGGTTAGAGAATGAATGGGCGCTGGAGacagtgcagtgcggcagaaacagtgctgtcagtcacttcatttccagttatgtccaattgactttgtactgctatgagaaaaccacaagagtatcaggtccttgtgtgggttcctagctcctgaagctgtagcagttcacctttagctggaatGCGTTAAAGCTTGCAGTAGTctaagtaggtcaggttccctatctggttcttaacaataagtttgttagatcatcaaaacataaggcaagaatatttaaaatctaTCAATTTCCCtccttttgatgatgacaaacttaacattTATAGAGTGGACTTAGAGTAGTAAGAACCTGTTTAAGTATCAGAGTAATACAGAGTTCCCCCTGAGACTATGCCTTATCGTAACAAAGGAACACAGAGTTCCCCCTGAGACTATGCCTTATTGTAACAATAGTTCCCCCATGTGTTCCCCCTGAGTATTATTTCCccccccccttttggcatcattaaaaagaataacagcacaaagaagtccagctaagctaactcatgccacatatgtgcacacaatcatgatagAGAATAGAACACTGAAAGAGAATACTGACATAATAAAATGAGGATTAATATTAATAAAGTTTTAATATGCCTCTGCTTTGAAAAAGCGAGAGGCAACATTGGACTTGCTAACGGGAGCAGTAGTATTTCATCCCaaccacacacaaaaaaaagaaaacaaaaacatccGCCAAaccatcaaaagaaaaaaaaacataacaaACATATCCAgaaaactggtcactgaaggggtacttagggggcactaggagtaaaAGGCTTGGTAGCTGCAGGAAGTGTTTGGAGAACAAGGTCTATTCGGGCGTTTGCCaacttttgctcattgagcagttctgcTTTCAGGTTCTCTACTTGCGCCCTGAGATCATCATTCTCCTGTGTCAAATGAGCCACTTTATCGTTCGACATCGGAACCCCTCAGGCTTGCTGACCTTCCAAGATAGCATTCCTGGCCTTCAACCGACGAATTTCCTCAGCTGCACTGTTCTGGGCATTGATAAGCTGTGAAACGAttgatgtacttcctaccccCCATACTTTTCCACACACTCGCACTCTTCCAAATTCGTCTGTGATAAAGTCTACTTTCGAGTCCCCACTTTGCCCGTCCCAGTGGGACTTTAAAGAATTTGAACCTGGAGTAAGCAAGAATCCATAGGGAAGGCCATGATCACCGTCTTTGAAGGTGGCAAACTTTTGCATGTGTTCAATCATAATAGCAGGTAGACTCACAGAAGTAAAACCGTCTAGTTGCTCCATTAGGAATAGGTCAGACTTAGAAGTCACTGACCTCCTTTCAGCTCGAGGCAATAGAACCTTGTTAACCAATTCAAACAGTAGCTGGTAAACAGGGAGTAGTgctttcttatggatctggtcccctTTCTGGTTAGCATTGTCTTTTACCACTGCATTTCTGAAGTTATACTGACACACATCTCTTACACTGGACACACCAACTGTAGGAACTTTTAAGATCTCTCCAAGCAATTTTACATCAAAGACGATGTCCACCCCATTGACCAAAGCACAAACATGGTCAGTATCAACTGAAATAGGCTAGCAAAGAAACTTTGTACCTCCTCTTCATACACCTTAGGTGCATCAATTTGAAATAGATGCACCCAACGTTAAAACTCGACCATTTCTAGAATTTGGCGCATTCCAGACATCTCAGAGATTGCTGGGTCAAACGTACGACCCAACAGAACTTTTTGATGCCTCAGGCACTCAGAGCCAAGGCTGACTTCACTTCTCATTTTCTTCACAGGACCAGGTTCttcaaaagattcagacttgCATTTCCCGGACTTCTCTCCACTGACTTTGCCTTTTCCCTTGGATTTGACTAGGACATCCTCATCAGACATGGAAAATTCACTCACTACCTCTTTCATCTTAGACCTAGATATTGACCCTTTCTCTATTGAAATAGGCTTTGTCTTTTTCGAAGACCACCTAACAAGTGAACCAGGTTCCTATGGGGTTCCCTCTTCCACCTCGACTACAGGGATCGCCTCATAACTTACAGGTACACCATCTTTCAccaactttcttcttttcttcttactactCTTCTTGCTCTTTTGAAGAGCAGAATCGTAGGCCACTTTAACTTGAAGCCTGGTAGTAGGTCGTTTGATTTCAGACTTAGGGGTGGACACAACCCTCTGCTTACTTATGAATGCGTCAAGAGCCACATTATCTAAGTCTTCTTCATCACTGGATCTCATTTCAGGTGCTTGAATTTCCAGGGGCACAACATCGAATGAAGAAACAACACTGTCCTGGGGATGAGAGCCCTGACCTGGGTCCTCCGaagagggatcaggttcctcatgtgatGCCCCAGTAGTATCTGCTACTGCATCCCCTTCAACAACTACAATGGCCCCTTCTTCCTCCACACTTTGTGTGTCGTTTTTCTGAGATGTAATCTCATGCAATACAGCATCAGCGGATACCACAATTACGGTTACAACATTTTTCTCTTCCTTAACCTGTGCTTCCACAACCATGGAATCGGTGGCAACGATGGCAGAACCCTTTGTGACCTCAGgattttgaccttgttctccacttagGGTTTGACTGGTAGGAACATCAGATGATGGGGAGAATGGAGCAGTAGTTTCAAAGGTTTCTAAATTGGAAAGAGATTGGGACACTGGGGAAGGTGTGACTGTAGTAGTAGGAGTAATAAAAGGTAATGAAGGCTTAGTGAGAACGGAAGGTTCCATAGATTGATCAATGGTAGTTACAACTAAGGTAGAGAGATCGGAAGTCATCTCAGTCATTGAAAGAAGTGGTATGACGATCCTCCTTTTTGGGTGATTCTAGTGTAAGACTTATGGTTAAGAAAAGCAGAAGAGAGGGTTTTTAAAaggagaggataattatgaagagagaggaATAGGCACCGGTTCCGAAATGGCGGTTGGGCATGGAGAATTGCaatgtttcagagggagatggaacgtTTTGAAATGAGAGACGTGACAACAGGATCTGAAAAGTTGATGACATGGGAGTTGTATTTTGTACCCTTTTAAGACATGTATTAAAggatgcacagaactactaacctttggtacaagaaccaggttcttgattattttttttaaaagaatcaatccttttttatcattcatgcacTGCATCTATTGCCTCTATGCTCATCATACGTGTTTACCTACAACAGTATTAAAGTGAGTTAGacatggccagaaaacactttgagCTAGTTATTTCTTAAGGGTAAAAGCTAGCTaaagaggaatcaggttctcaatttgGCTTCAACAGCCCCAGCttcactctgtttctttcaaactGTTCCCTACTTAGCCCCTTGGTGaaaatgtctgcaatttgatcttctgtgctgcagaacttcatacatatcaacccTTTATCCACATTGTCTCTCAGAAAATaatgcctcacatcaatatgttttgtccttttgtgttgaactggattcttggccatgttaagtgcactggtgttgtcacataAAAGGGGCACACTCTCAGTGAGTACCCCAAAGTCCTCCAGTTGCTGCTTGATCCATAGAAGCTGAGCACAGCAGGATACTGCATCTACATATtcagcttcagttgttgaaagagccattgaattttgcttccttgtaccccaagagataagacatgaacctaagaagtgagccattccagaagtgcttttcctgtGCACAAGATAACTTGCATAGTTTGCATCAACATACCCAATcagattaaaactgtcacctgatGGATAATACATCaccaggtcctgtgttcctttgagatatctcagtattcttttggcagccttcaagtgagattccttgggatttgatttaaACCTTGCACACAACCCCACGCTGAAAACAATATCAGGTCGACTGGCAGTGAGATAGAAGAGAGActcaataatgcctctatacatggtttgattcacaAGAGATCAAGTTTCATCCATGTCTAGtcgagtggcagttgcaatgggagtgtctatcacctttgatgcttccatgccaaacctcttcaagagctccctgatgtatttttgctgacaaatagatataccctttggggactgttttacttgaagacccaagaagaagtttagttcccccatcatgctcatttcaaattaacttcccatgagttttgcaaattcttcacactgagagtcagttgttgctccaaaaatgatatcatcaacataaacctgaacagtgagcaggttccttcctcatttctttaagaaaagagtattgtcaattttccctctcttaaaaccattttccaagaggaactttgatagcctttcataccaagctcgaggagcctacTTTAGCCCGTACAGAgctttgtccagtttaaacacatattcagggtgctcatgacattcaaaccttgagggttgcttcacatagacttctttcttaagaagtccattcaaaaatgcactcttgacatccatttggaacaaggtgaattccatataagatgcaaaagcgattagaattctaatagcttccatgcgagccacTGGAGCAAACGTTttatcatagtcaatcccttcctcctgattgtagccttggaccactagcctggccttgttccttgtgCTAATTCCATATTCATCGAGCTTGTTTCTagatacccacctggttcctataatggctCGGTCTgggggtctaggtaccaggtgccacacattgtttctctcaaactgatgtaGCTCGTCTTGCATGGttgtaatccaatctgcatctttcaaggcttccttgatatttttgggttctatttgggagagaaaggctgagaagacAAGTGAATTTTTGGCGTTTGACCTGGTTTGTACTTCGGAATCTAGAGGATTGATAATGTTGTCTATTGGATGAGAGCTTTGGTGTCTCCAGTTAGATGCCTAAGGTTCATTCTGATAAGAGGAAGGTATGTTTGACTGATTTTCCTCTATCTTTCTCTCACGTGCTAGTGAAGTtccctgaactgcatcaaccactctttcttcagcttcaatgGTTGTAATTGAAGTGCTTGATTCTATTGATGATGAGGCAGCGTTGTCTTCATTTGGCTCCtttacttgactcatcatatcagcctttccgtttgtcatgttaatgacttcactAGGAACTAGtgagggttctccatcttgatcttccttAGCACCCTTCTCAAATGATGGATAAGATTCATCAaatataacatggacaattttctcaacacattgagtccgcttgTTATATGTCTTGTAAGCCTAAGAAGAGTAGCCCAAAAATATTCCTTCCTCACTCTTGGCATCgaatttaccaagctgatcctttccattattgagaacatatcatttgcatccaaatgttcctaggtgagtcagcttgggttttcttccattcaacaattcatacggggttttgttcagaagtgatctgatcatgcacctgttcactaaGTAGTAGGTagtgttgacagcttcagccTAGAAGTTCTTTATTC
This genomic stretch from Nicotiana sylvestris chromosome 9, ASM39365v2, whole genome shotgun sequence harbors:
- the LOC104247432 gene encoding NEP1-interacting protein-like 1; this encodes MDFYAYPARASAAVSIVSSFSMRDLIDRAKDFFRFAVSAIIGNVFSAIFTFFFALVGTLLGAMTGALIGQETESGFIRGAAVGAISGAVFSLEVFESSLLLWQSDESGIGCLLYLIDVIASLLSGRLVRERIGPAMLSAVQSQMGAVETTYEEVPNIFDTGGSKGLTGDFVEKIPKIVISNDNNVDDTGERVSCSVCLQDFQLRETVRCLPQCHHMFHLLCIDTWLLRHGSCPLCRRDL